A portion of the Deinococcus peraridilitoris DSM 19664 genome contains these proteins:
- the speA gene encoding biosynthetic arginine decarboxylase, protein MNTTRFTPADAAELYGIPNWSSGYFRVSDKGKVEVTPAPGLSATLHDIIDELVERGESMPMILRFPQVISARVKQLNEAFRTAIREYEYEGSYQGVFPIKVNQRRMVVETIAEAGYVYAHGLEAGSKAELALCLAQNMNPEALLCCNGFKDDGFIKLALWGRSLGKNVVITLEKFSELDRVLRISRELGIKPALGARFKLHARGSGQWEESGGDQAKFGLNASELLQVVERLKQEDMLDSLVMLHTHIGSQITDIRRIKVAVREATQVYSDIVDEGVKLKYLNVGGGLGVDYDGSKTTFYASMNYTLQEYASDIVYTVQEVCKSNQVASPVIVSESGRALTAHHAVLIMPVIDVTGPTRGSQIVPEPSEDQHQIVKDLEEILAGINARNYREMYNDAVGDKETLHNLFDLGYLTLRDRARGEALFNAILKKLAKLVQDLPYVPDELEDLPKTLADKYICNFSLFQSLPDNWAIQALFPITPISRLNERPTRQATLVDITCDSDGKIEKFIDLRDVKATLPLHEVSGDTYYLGIFLMGAYQDVLGSAHNLFGKVNEAHLTVRPGGKHTIDLFVRGQKARRIIESMGYEEAMLRESIRVQAERARAVGELTDADITELEEDYDEELLGYTYLEYEE, encoded by the coding sequence TTGAACACCACCCGTTTTACCCCCGCCGACGCTGCCGAGCTGTACGGAATTCCCAACTGGAGCAGCGGCTATTTCCGGGTTTCGGACAAGGGGAAAGTCGAGGTCACGCCCGCGCCCGGCCTCAGCGCAACGCTGCACGACATCATCGACGAACTTGTCGAGCGTGGCGAGTCGATGCCGATGATTCTGCGTTTTCCGCAGGTGATCTCGGCACGTGTCAAGCAGCTCAACGAGGCCTTCCGTACGGCCATCCGGGAATACGAGTACGAGGGAAGCTACCAGGGTGTGTTTCCCATCAAGGTCAATCAGCGCCGCATGGTCGTCGAGACCATCGCCGAAGCCGGATACGTTTACGCGCACGGTCTCGAGGCGGGGAGCAAGGCGGAGCTTGCCTTGTGCCTCGCGCAGAACATGAATCCTGAGGCGCTGCTGTGTTGCAACGGCTTCAAGGACGACGGCTTCATCAAGCTGGCGTTGTGGGGCCGCTCGCTCGGCAAGAATGTCGTCATCACCCTCGAGAAGTTCTCGGAACTCGACCGGGTGCTGCGCATCTCGCGTGAGCTGGGCATCAAGCCCGCGCTGGGCGCGCGGTTCAAGCTGCACGCGCGTGGCAGCGGTCAGTGGGAGGAGTCGGGCGGTGACCAGGCCAAGTTCGGCCTGAACGCCAGCGAGCTGCTGCAGGTCGTGGAGCGCCTCAAGCAGGAGGACATGCTCGACAGCCTGGTGATGCTGCACACCCACATCGGCAGCCAGATCACCGACATCCGCCGCATCAAGGTGGCCGTGCGTGAAGCGACGCAGGTGTACAGCGACATCGTGGATGAGGGAGTGAAGCTCAAGTACCTCAACGTGGGCGGTGGCCTGGGCGTCGATTACGACGGCTCCAAGACGACCTTTTATGCCAGCATGAACTACACCCTGCAGGAGTACGCTTCGGACATCGTGTACACCGTGCAGGAGGTGTGCAAGTCCAACCAGGTCGCTTCGCCCGTCATCGTCAGCGAGTCGGGCCGGGCGCTGACCGCGCACCACGCGGTGCTGATCATGCCGGTGATCGACGTGACCGGCCCCACGCGCGGCTCGCAGATCGTGCCCGAACCCAGTGAGGACCAGCACCAGATCGTCAAGGACCTCGAAGAGATCCTGGCGGGCATCAACGCGCGCAATTACCGCGAGATGTACAACGACGCGGTGGGTGACAAGGAAACCCTGCACAACCTCTTTGACCTGGGCTACCTGACGCTGCGCGACCGCGCGCGCGGAGAGGCGCTCTTCAACGCCATCCTCAAGAAGCTCGCGAAGCTGGTGCAGGACCTGCCTTACGTGCCCGACGAACTCGAGGACCTGCCCAAAACGCTCGCCGACAAGTACATCTGCAACTTCAGCCTGTTCCAGAGCCTGCCGGACAACTGGGCCATTCAGGCGCTCTTTCCGATCACGCCGATTTCGCGTCTCAACGAGCGTCCTACCCGCCAGGCGACCCTGGTGGACATCACCTGTGACAGCGACGGCAAGATCGAGAAATTCATCGATCTGCGTGACGTGAAGGCCACCTTGCCGCTGCACGAGGTGAGCGGTGACACCTACTATCTGGGCATTTTCCTGATGGGCGCCTATCAGGACGTGCTGGGCAGCGCGCACAACCTGTTCGGCAAGGTCAACGAAGCGCACCTCACGGTGCGTCCCGGCGGCAAGCACACCATTGACCTTTTCGTGCGCGGGCAGAAGGCGCGGCGCATCATCGAGTCGATGGGCTACGAGGAAGCCATGCTGCGCGAAAGCATCCGCGTGCAGGCCGAGCGGGCCCGCGCGGTGGGTGAACTCACCGACGCCGACATCACCGAACTCGAAGAGGACTACGACGAGGAACTGCTGGGGTACACCTACCTGGAGTACGAGGAGTAA
- a CDS encoding class I SAM-dependent RNA methyltransferase codes for MLELNIEKIVAGGYGLARDAQGVILVAGALPGETVLADVKEGKGVRRGVTRDVLSASRERVEAARLPTINFSHARYEAQLRFKRDVVQEALSRIAKLDGEVAQTVPSPREWAYRGGAQYLIRGERLAYRERQGHTPVTVEHDPLVIEAIVAFLERVDLWRLDGARELVVRASLQTGEVLAALIGEGAPRAFRRAAEALLDAGASGVSLAPPAERRFSRGETLLAGEPTILERYGDYDLSVSATGFAQVNPLAAGELYRAVGAQAPELPVTAEAVDLYGGAGGLGLHLARRFSRVTVLDVAPEALRRGERDAQRLALSNVRFVQGNASEAQGADLIVVDPPRSGLEAAARYAVQHSRASHLVYVSCDPATWARDVGEFTRQGWILRSATPYDFYPQTSHVEVLSLLER; via the coding sequence GTGCTGGAACTGAACATCGAAAAAATCGTTGCTGGCGGGTATGGTCTGGCCAGGGACGCGCAGGGTGTGATTCTGGTCGCGGGCGCTTTGCCCGGCGAGACAGTGCTGGCCGACGTGAAGGAAGGCAAGGGCGTGCGGCGCGGCGTGACGCGTGACGTGCTGAGTGCCAGCCGGGAGCGCGTGGAGGCAGCCAGATTGCCCACCATCAACTTCTCACACGCCCGGTACGAGGCGCAGCTGCGTTTCAAGCGCGATGTCGTGCAAGAAGCCCTTTCACGCATTGCCAAACTCGACGGCGAGGTGGCGCAGACCGTGCCGAGCCCGCGAGAGTGGGCTTACCGGGGTGGTGCACAGTACCTGATTCGTGGCGAGCGCCTGGCTTACCGGGAGCGGCAGGGGCACACACCGGTAACGGTGGAGCATGACCCACTGGTGATCGAGGCCATCGTGGCATTCCTGGAACGTGTGGATTTGTGGCGTCTGGATGGCGCCCGCGAACTGGTGGTGCGCGCCAGCCTGCAGACTGGAGAAGTGCTGGCCGCCTTGATCGGCGAAGGCGCGCCGCGCGCGTTCCGACGCGCCGCCGAAGCGCTGTTGGACGCCGGAGCGAGTGGCGTGAGCCTCGCGCCACCCGCCGAGCGCCGCTTTTCCAGGGGCGAGACCTTGCTGGCGGGCGAGCCGACCATTCTGGAGCGCTACGGCGACTACGATCTCAGCGTGTCCGCGACGGGTTTCGCGCAGGTCAACCCGCTGGCGGCCGGTGAACTGTACCGCGCCGTGGGCGCGCAGGCGCCCGAACTTCCCGTGACCGCCGAAGCGGTCGATCTGTACGGCGGTGCCGGTGGCCTGGGGTTGCACCTGGCGCGGCGCTTTTCGCGGGTGACCGTGCTGGACGTGGCGCCTGAAGCCCTGCGGCGCGGCGAGCGTGACGCTCAGCGTCTGGCGCTTTCCAACGTGCGCTTTGTGCAGGGCAACGCCAGCGAAGCCCAGGGTGCCGACCTGATCGTGGTGGACCCTCCGCGTTCAGGGCTGGAAGCGGCAGCCCGCTATGCCGTGCAGCACAGTCGGGCTTCACATCTGGTGTACGTCAGCTGCGATCCGGCGACCTGGGCGCGCGACGTGGGAGAATTCACCCGTCAGGGCTGGATTCTGCGTTCAGCCACGCCGTACGACTTTTATCCACAGACCAGTCACGTCGAGGTGCTCAGTTTGCTGGAGCGCTGA
- a CDS encoding 4'-phosphopantetheinyl transferase superfamily protein codes for MIVAVGHDLIEIERIRKAYAREGERFWKLFAPPEVEYCTRLADPVPSLAVRFAAKEAFQKVWPRPHGWRDVWVLRERTPDGPFPYATPQLGFAAHIQQEMQARGWTAHVTLTHTKEHASAVVVLEER; via the coding sequence GTGATTGTCGCCGTCGGCCACGACCTGATCGAAATCGAGCGCATACGCAAAGCCTACGCCCGCGAGGGTGAACGCTTCTGGAAGCTGTTCGCTCCACCCGAAGTCGAGTACTGCACACGCCTCGCCGATCCCGTACCTTCACTGGCCGTCCGGTTCGCGGCCAAGGAAGCCTTTCAAAAAGTCTGGCCACGCCCGCACGGCTGGCGTGACGTGTGGGTCCTGCGCGAACGCACCCCGGATGGCCCCTTTCCTTACGCCACTCCGCAACTGGGTTTCGCGGCGCACATTCAGCAGGAAATGCAGGCACGCGGCTGGACGGCGCACGTGACCCTGACGCACACCAAAGAGCACGCCTCTGCCGTCGTGGTGCTCGAAGAGCGCTGA
- a CDS encoding HepT-like ribonuclease domain-containing protein gives MPLVKLADAVALLRVHREEWDDGSLADLSVFGSVAHDQARPESDVDFLLTFARPVGLLHLVRFKLIFEDILQRRVDVVTPGGLKSALRADVLADALSVTGEAQARGAPRVKRWRWRVQEMQAALGRIGRYTTGLTVEDFEQSELVRDAVLHNLLVVGESVAYLPEEVRLLHPDLPWDELRQVRHLIAHDYFGLDVQLLWHTVTVELPALAPQLARVIEKRAPTPP, from the coding sequence ATGCCCCTCGTGAAGCTGGCGGACGCTGTGGCGCTCCTGAGGGTGCACCGTGAGGAATGGGATGACGGTTCGCTGGCGGACCTGTCGGTCTTTGGCAGCGTCGCGCACGATCAGGCCCGACCGGAAAGCGACGTGGACTTTCTGCTCACCTTTGCGCGGCCCGTGGGGCTGCTGCACCTTGTGCGTTTCAAGTTGATCTTCGAGGATATCCTGCAGCGCCGTGTCGACGTGGTCACGCCCGGCGGACTCAAGAGCGCCTTGCGTGCCGACGTGCTGGCTGATGCCCTGAGCGTGACCGGCGAGGCGCAGGCGCGCGGTGCGCCTCGCGTCAAGCGCTGGCGCTGGCGCGTGCAGGAAATGCAGGCCGCCCTGGGGCGAATCGGCCGCTACACGACCGGACTGACTGTCGAGGACTTTGAACAGAGTGAGCTCGTCCGGGACGCCGTACTGCACAACCTGCTGGTGGTGGGGGAGAGTGTCGCCTACCTCCCGGAGGAAGTGCGGCTGCTGCATCCCGACCTGCCCTGGGACGAGCTGCGGCAGGTACGCCACCTCATCGCGCACGATTACTTCGGTCTCGATGTGCAGCTGCTGTGGCACACCGTAACGGTCGAGCTGCCCGCGCTTGCTCCCCAGTTGGCGCGGGTAATCGAGAAGCGTGCACCCACCCCGCCCTGA
- the wrbA gene encoding NAD(P)H:quinone oxidoreductase type IV: MPQPKLAIIYYSTYGTNYTMAQTAAEAARAAGAEVKVLKVRETAPPEVVQGQGPWAEHHAATAEVPEVTLNDLEWADAYLFSVPTRYGSPASQMRAFMDTTGGLWYQGKLANKAASVMTSAQNPNGGQETTLLAMYVSLMHWGCVLVPPGYTDQSVFAAGGNPYGVGVTANGEGPTEADLEAIRHQARRLVFFAQKISGSQIA, encoded by the coding sequence ATGCCTCAACCCAAACTGGCGATCATCTACTACAGCACCTACGGCACCAACTACACGATGGCGCAGACGGCTGCCGAGGCCGCACGTGCAGCGGGCGCCGAGGTCAAGGTGCTCAAGGTTCGCGAAACTGCCCCGCCCGAGGTCGTGCAGGGACAGGGCCCCTGGGCCGAGCACCATGCTGCGACGGCCGAAGTGCCCGAAGTCACCCTGAACGACCTGGAGTGGGCCGACGCCTATCTGTTCAGCGTTCCCACCCGCTATGGCAGCCCGGCCAGCCAGATGCGTGCCTTCATGGACACCACGGGCGGATTGTGGTACCAGGGCAAGCTCGCCAACAAGGCGGCCAGCGTCATGACGAGCGCCCAGAATCCCAACGGCGGTCAGGAAACCACCCTGCTGGCCATGTACGTCTCGCTCATGCACTGGGGTTGCGTGCTGGTGCCTCCCGGTTACACCGACCAGAGCGTGTTCGCTGCGGGCGGCAATCCGTACGGCGTGGGCGTCACTGCCAACGGTGAAGGCCCGACGGAAGCCGACCTGGAGGCCATCCGCCATCAGGCCCGCCGGCTGGTGTTCTTCGCTCAGAAGATCAGCGGCAGCCAGATCGCCTGA
- the glpX gene encoding class II fructose-bisphosphatase: MKNAVKFTDMERALVLDTVRVTEQAALAASRFVGKGDKNAVDAAGTEAMRAVLNSLDIDGTVVIGEGEMDEAPMLFIGERLGGLKNTYPVDIAVDPVEGTTVTSRGLPNGVAVIALSEKGGLVHAPDIYMDKLVVPPPAAGRVSLDWPVEANLKALAMSLNRHVEDLLIVVLDRERHQPLIADIRKAGARVKLIGDGDVIGALAAAVRGTGVHALMGWGGAPEGVLTAAAMKCLGGEIQGRFVAEDEAQRERLQKMGVSETKIYKTEDLAPGDQIVFAASGITDGDLLQGVRRFGGGARTHSIAMGHASRVVRFIDSVHLEDDGARVILRV, from the coding sequence ATGAAAAATGCCGTCAAGTTCACCGACATGGAGCGTGCGCTGGTGCTGGACACGGTACGTGTGACCGAACAGGCCGCGCTCGCAGCCTCTCGTTTCGTGGGCAAGGGCGACAAGAACGCCGTGGACGCCGCAGGCACCGAAGCGATGCGCGCAGTGCTCAACAGCCTGGACATCGACGGAACGGTCGTGATCGGTGAAGGAGAAATGGACGAGGCGCCCATGCTGTTTATCGGCGAACGTCTGGGCGGACTCAAAAACACGTATCCCGTGGACATCGCGGTCGATCCGGTCGAGGGCACCACGGTCACGTCGCGGGGCCTGCCCAACGGGGTCGCCGTCATCGCGCTCTCGGAAAAAGGTGGGCTGGTGCACGCACCCGACATCTACATGGACAAACTGGTGGTGCCGCCGCCCGCGGCGGGCCGTGTGAGCCTCGACTGGCCGGTCGAAGCGAACCTCAAGGCACTCGCCATGAGCCTGAACCGCCATGTCGAGGACCTCTTGATCGTGGTGCTGGACCGCGAGCGTCACCAGCCCCTCATCGCCGACATCCGCAAGGCGGGCGCACGCGTCAAGCTGATTGGTGATGGTGACGTGATCGGTGCCCTCGCGGCGGCGGTTCGGGGTACGGGCGTGCACGCGCTGATGGGGTGGGGCGGCGCTCCGGAAGGTGTCCTGACAGCAGCGGCCATGAAGTGCCTGGGTGGCGAAATTCAGGGCCGCTTCGTCGCCGAGGACGAGGCTCAACGTGAGCGCCTGCAGAAGATGGGCGTCTCGGAAACCAAAATCTACAAGACAGAAGACCTCGCGCCCGGCGACCAGATCGTGTTTGCCGCCTCGGGCATCACCGACGGCGACCTGCTGCAGGGCGTGCGGCGCTTTGGTGGCGGCGCCCGGACCCACTCGATTGCCATGGGTCATGCCAGCCGGGTGGTGCGCTTTATCGACTCGGTACATCTGGAGGACGACGGAGCCCGCGTCATTCTGCGGGTGTGA
- the hisIE gene encoding bifunctional phosphoribosyl-AMP cyclohydrolase/phosphoribosyl-ATP diphosphatase HisIE, with amino-acid sequence MSTLSFDDVTFDERGLVPVVTQDARTGEVLMLAWANREALQRTLESRQGTYYSRSRQELWVKGLTSGHTQRVRHVSLDCDGDAVLYQVEQVGPACHTGERSCFHRSLPGEGDSSQGRGLDGVLERVYATIETRLREQPEGSYVVRLHAGGLDRVLKKVAEESGEVLLAAKNGDRAELATETADLLFHLLFALAEVGVTPADVAQVLEAREGKSGLRGPKEAG; translated from the coding sequence ATGAGCACGCTCAGCTTCGACGACGTCACATTCGATGAGCGCGGCCTGGTGCCCGTGGTGACGCAGGACGCTCGCACCGGAGAAGTGCTGATGCTGGCGTGGGCCAACCGCGAAGCTCTGCAGCGCACGCTGGAGTCGCGCCAGGGCACCTATTACTCGCGCTCCCGCCAAGAGCTGTGGGTCAAGGGTCTCACCAGCGGCCACACCCAGCGGGTGCGCCACGTCTCCCTCGATTGCGACGGCGACGCCGTGCTGTATCAGGTGGAACAGGTCGGGCCGGCGTGTCACACCGGCGAACGAAGCTGCTTTCACCGTTCGTTGCCGGGAGAAGGCGACTCGTCGCAAGGGAGGGGCCTGGACGGCGTTCTGGAGCGGGTATATGCCACCATCGAGACCCGGTTGCGCGAGCAGCCCGAAGGCAGTTATGTGGTCCGCCTGCATGCGGGCGGCCTGGACCGGGTCCTCAAGAAAGTCGCCGAGGAGTCGGGCGAGGTACTGCTGGCCGCCAAGAACGGTGACCGGGCAGAACTCGCCACCGAAACTGCGGACCTGCTGTTTCACCTGCTGTTTGCGCTGGCCGAGGTGGGCGTGACACCCGCCGATGTAGCGCAGGTGCTCGAGGCGCGTGAAGGCAAAAGCGGTCTGCGCGGTCCGAAGGAAGCAGGCTGA
- the hisF gene encoding imidazole glycerol phosphate synthase subunit HisF, translating to MLTKRIIPCLDVQNGRVVKNVRFFEDHRDAGDPLTLARAYEEQRADELVFYDITATHEGRRLMLDVAARVAEEVMMPLTVGGGVTTVEEFRSLLLAGADKISVNSSAVRNPPLIRAASDHFGAQCVVLSIDAKKRADGSGWNVFVGGGRVDTGLDMLEWAVRGQELGAGEIVLNVMDADGTRQGFDLEATRLVARAVDVPVVASGGAGKAEDFYDVLTHGEADAALAASVFHFGELTVPDVKRELKFRGLPVRP from the coding sequence GTGTTGACCAAACGCATCATTCCGTGTCTTGACGTGCAAAACGGGCGGGTGGTAAAAAACGTCCGCTTTTTCGAGGATCACCGGGACGCAGGCGATCCCCTGACACTGGCCCGCGCCTACGAGGAGCAACGTGCCGACGAGCTGGTGTTCTACGACATCACCGCCACTCACGAAGGCCGTCGGCTGATGCTGGACGTGGCCGCACGCGTCGCCGAAGAAGTGATGATGCCCCTCACCGTCGGAGGCGGCGTCACCACCGTGGAAGAATTTCGTTCGCTGCTGCTGGCGGGAGCTGACAAGATCAGCGTGAATTCCAGCGCCGTGCGCAATCCGCCCCTGATCCGCGCCGCATCCGATCACTTCGGGGCGCAATGCGTGGTTCTCTCAATTGATGCCAAGAAGCGAGCGGATGGATCGGGCTGGAACGTCTTCGTGGGCGGTGGGCGCGTCGATACCGGCCTGGACATGCTGGAGTGGGCGGTCCGAGGACAGGAGCTCGGCGCGGGTGAGATCGTTCTGAATGTCATGGACGCGGACGGGACCCGGCAAGGCTTCGATCTGGAAGCCACACGCCTGGTGGCGCGCGCCGTGGACGTGCCAGTCGTCGCTTCCGGAGGCGCGGGGAAGGCCGAGGATTTTTATGACGTCCTGACGCACGGTGAAGCCGACGCCGCGCTGGCCGCGAGCGTCTTTCACTTTGGCGAACTGACGGTGCCCGACGTCAAACGGGAATTGAAGTTTCGTGGCTTGCCGGTGAGGCCATGA
- a CDS encoding response regulator: MHAKRILLVDDNPHDVELALAAFEEGQLGHDVAVAASGVEALDYLRATGRFAGRPAGQPTVVLLDLKMPHMDGLAVLKAIKNDPRLSHIPVVMLSTSREDSDIANCYRQGASAYVVKPVDFTQFIDAVRTIGVFWALLNEHPHLRVR; the protein is encoded by the coding sequence ATGCATGCCAAACGCATTTTGTTGGTCGACGACAATCCTCACGACGTGGAGCTGGCACTAGCTGCTTTCGAGGAAGGCCAGCTGGGTCACGATGTGGCCGTCGCGGCAAGCGGTGTGGAAGCACTCGACTACCTACGCGCCACCGGCAGATTTGCCGGACGCCCCGCAGGACAGCCCACCGTGGTGCTGCTCGACCTGAAAATGCCACACATGGACGGCCTGGCCGTCCTCAAGGCCATCAAGAATGACCCACGGCTCAGCCACATTCCGGTGGTCATGCTCTCGACGTCCCGCGAGGACAGCGACATTGCCAACTGCTACCGACAGGGCGCCAGCGCTTACGTGGTCAAACCCGTGGATTTCACCCAGTTCATCGATGCCGTGCGCACCATCGGGGTGTTCTGGGCCCTGCTCAACGAGCACCCTCACCTGCGCGTCCGCTGA
- a CDS encoding DUF72 domain-containing protein, which produces MRIYMGTGGYANDEWLAPSEIDTDHLSQGWLYPAGTKKPDFLSVYAQHFNAVELNSSFYGIPGLKAFEGMARRSAGRTRFAVKLHQVFTHARKPETADFDRMLQSPEPLREAGLMGPYLAQFPYSFHRTAENRKYLLDLAERFAGRELAVELRHASWDKPEVREGMGEFGLIWVSPDYPPVGGMPEPRVYATSEVGYLRLHGRNKSTWWEGGSAAERHDYLYNRAEIDEWADKIAEVAGELEELYIFFENTTKGHALKNIPMLREALESRGLGLDRYPND; this is translated from the coding sequence ATGCGCATTTACATGGGCACCGGCGGCTACGCGAACGACGAATGGCTCGCGCCGTCGGAAATCGACACAGACCACTTGTCGCAAGGGTGGCTTTACCCGGCAGGCACCAAAAAGCCCGATTTTCTGAGCGTCTACGCTCAACACTTCAACGCTGTCGAGCTCAACTCCAGCTTCTACGGAATTCCGGGCCTCAAGGCCTTCGAGGGCATGGCCCGCCGCTCCGCGGGGCGAACCCGCTTTGCCGTCAAGCTGCACCAGGTCTTCACGCACGCCCGGAAGCCGGAAACGGCCGATTTCGACCGGATGCTGCAAAGCCCCGAGCCGCTGCGCGAAGCTGGACTGATGGGCCCCTACCTGGCGCAGTTTCCCTACTCTTTTCACCGCACTGCCGAGAACCGCAAGTACCTGCTGGACCTGGCCGAGCGCTTCGCGGGCCGCGAACTGGCAGTGGAGCTGCGTCACGCGTCGTGGGACAAACCTGAAGTGCGCGAGGGCATGGGTGAATTCGGTCTGATCTGGGTGAGCCCCGACTACCCACCCGTGGGCGGGATGCCCGAGCCGCGCGTCTACGCGACCTCGGAAGTCGGATACCTGCGGCTGCACGGACGCAACAAGAGCACCTGGTGGGAAGGTGGCAGCGCCGCCGAACGCCACGATTACCTGTACAACCGCGCCGAAATAGACGAGTGGGCCGACAAGATTGCCGAGGTCGCCGGTGAGCTGGAGGAGCTTTACATCTTCTTTGAGAACACCACCAAAGGCCACGCCCTGAAAAATATCCCCATGCTGCGCGAAGCCCTGGAGAGCCGCGGACTCGGCCTCGACCGGTATCCCAACGATTGA
- a CDS encoding molybdopterin-dependent oxidoreductase: protein MHTNWLAAWLTAVALSTAGFLGRAWASLTYPPQELFGVMTQFMGVPQVFQLVHSIFGLGQGGKTFAFLGVVVLWLGGVTALGMLPPVAGALALGLGLLLITPWPVALGYALAFLVFRLAIQALLRPLRFGDGTRRQVTGALVGGSALLVTAGLTGLFRTGTSPAPATIGAGGELPGDITPVKDFYYVSKNLEAFDPVVDEAKWRLKVSGLVKSPGSFSLQELRQFEARTIELTLSCISNPVGGPLLGNALWTGFTVSDLLRRVGVQGGAKYIVWRAADGYEESLPLGEAFEQDVMLVYAQNGEALTNKHGFPLRVLIPGRYGMKQPRWITEIRLTDRDVPGYWVKRGWSKTAHVELTSRIDEPAELNPSVKAGQPGTIRGIAFGGLLPVTRVEVSLDNGQTWQAARLTAPRSQHAWTLWELPWTPAPGNYQVVARAFSGQQVQKDQDKDALPEGATGWHRFIVSAS, encoded by the coding sequence ATGCACACAAACTGGTTGGCAGCATGGTTAACGGCAGTCGCGCTCAGCACGGCAGGATTTCTGGGCCGCGCCTGGGCCAGCCTGACCTATCCTCCACAGGAACTTTTCGGCGTCATGACGCAGTTCATGGGCGTTCCGCAGGTCTTTCAGCTGGTTCACTCGATTTTCGGCCTGGGACAGGGCGGCAAGACCTTTGCCTTTCTGGGAGTGGTGGTGCTGTGGCTGGGCGGGGTGACCGCGCTGGGGATGCTGCCTCCTGTGGCCGGGGCACTGGCGCTGGGGCTGGGGCTGCTGCTCATTACCCCGTGGCCGGTGGCGCTGGGCTACGCGTTGGCCTTTCTGGTGTTCAGGCTGGCCATCCAGGCGCTGCTGCGCCCGTTGCGTTTCGGTGATGGCACGCGGCGGCAGGTCACCGGAGCGCTCGTGGGCGGCTCGGCGCTGCTGGTGACCGCCGGACTGACCGGCCTTTTTCGCACAGGCACAAGCCCGGCACCTGCCACAATCGGCGCGGGCGGGGAGTTGCCAGGGGACATCACGCCCGTCAAGGACTTCTATTACGTCTCCAAGAACCTCGAAGCCTTCGATCCGGTGGTCGATGAAGCCAAGTGGCGTCTGAAGGTCAGCGGACTCGTCAAGTCACCTGGCAGCTTTTCCCTGCAGGAGCTGCGCCAGTTCGAGGCGCGCACCATCGAACTGACCCTGTCATGCATCTCGAACCCGGTCGGCGGTCCCTTGCTGGGAAACGCGCTCTGGACGGGCTTCACCGTGAGCGACCTGCTGCGCCGGGTGGGCGTGCAGGGCGGCGCGAAGTACATCGTGTGGCGCGCCGCGGACGGTTACGAGGAGTCCTTGCCGCTCGGTGAAGCCTTCGAGCAGGACGTGATGCTGGTGTACGCCCAGAACGGCGAAGCGCTGACGAACAAGCACGGTTTTCCCCTGCGGGTGCTGATTCCGGGCCGCTACGGCATGAAGCAGCCCCGCTGGATCACCGAGATCCGCCTGACCGACCGTGACGTGCCGGGTTACTGGGTCAAGCGCGGCTGGAGCAAGACGGCGCACGTGGAACTTACCAGCCGCATCGACGAGCCTGCCGAACTGAATCCCAGCGTCAAGGCCGGGCAGCCGGGCACCATTCGCGGCATCGCTTTTGGTGGTCTGTTACCGGTGACCAGAGTCGAGGTAAGTCTCGACAATGGTCAGACGTGGCAGGCGGCGCGTCTGACCGCGCCGCGCTCTCAGCACGCCTGGACCTTGTGGGAGCTGCCCTGGACCCCGGCGCCGGGGAATTATCAGGTGGTGGCGCGCGCCTTTTCGGGTCAGCAGGTTCAAAAGGATCAGGACAAGGACGCCTTGCCTGAAGGCGCGACCGGCTGGCACCGTTTTATCGTGTCGGCGAGCTGA
- a CDS encoding class I SAM-dependent methyltransferase, whose amino-acid sequence MAIPPLHIILGAGSQTWDGWLPTQKAQLDLTDRRSFERYFGDRRADAFLCEHVWEHLSEAQGLEAARLCFDFLKPGGLLRCAVPDANFPDEAYQRTVQVGGPGPADHPAADHQIVYDHARFRRLFETAGFQVELLEYCDEQGRFHYHGWDVASGPIYRSLLLDHRNRDGSLGFVSLILDARKPF is encoded by the coding sequence ATGGCTATCCCACCACTCCACATCATTCTCGGAGCCGGCAGCCAGACCTGGGACGGCTGGCTCCCAACCCAGAAAGCGCAGCTTGACCTGACCGACCGCCGCAGCTTCGAGCGCTACTTCGGCGACCGGCGTGCCGACGCCTTTCTATGCGAGCACGTCTGGGAGCACCTGAGCGAAGCCCAGGGCCTGGAGGCCGCCCGGCTGTGCTTTGACTTTCTCAAGCCGGGCGGCCTGCTGCGCTGTGCGGTCCCCGACGCGAACTTTCCCGATGAGGCCTACCAGCGGACCGTGCAGGTCGGCGGACCGGGACCGGCGGATCATCCGGCGGCGGACCATCAGATCGTGTACGACCATGCCCGGTTCAGGCGGCTTTTCGAGACGGCGGGATTCCAGGTGGAACTGCTGGAGTACTGCGACGAACAGGGGCGTTTTCATTACCACGGCTGGGACGTGGCGAGCGGCCCGATTTACCGTTCGTTGCTGCTCGATCACCGCAACCGCGATGGCAGCCTCGGCTTTGTGTCGCTGATTCTGGACGCACGCAAGCCGTTCTGA